From Mytilus edulis chromosome 8, xbMytEdul2.2, whole genome shotgun sequence, one genomic window encodes:
- the LOC139486470 gene encoding ubiquitin-protein ligase E3A-like has translation MSNNEKTEDQSGTKAASIVPASLSESRPQTGDGMKRAAAKEQIEKFYYQLTDGCGRENCENAHCASSPTFILRDQERNTLALKAVELFRNKADLCGVQPSKVARAAKPAQASSSSQGTSPCEPSTSACTTPVKPVVSFMKPSSSSSSLSEKSASMASVQYLTEEKIKELVDECEGSKSWSKFIRLIGATFNNPESLSISFLMQPEGSGQTKHSKDTNTKKFDEDKDVDEKEDFIDIQSKHKNNQTAIEQLNLSEDDVSVDIASVRRAFDALMNIPDLPFIPALTNALTYLAKGVHIDLKFNPLILKQNPQLLNVFVIVMELPCLSSPEFIERAFPDFCKALCKLPLSGQCKLAKVWAKFGADWVRERVQSLHQLITVRIVNNEGRWGRGYHINDDADIASATRVMKILYYASIYGGERDSEKTIAEEKSINDDDENLQDMLQLQGAVGHSEPKELRHQKEDPYAQQLNAYSIDCRKPLVPYEEFINELLNEYLDVETDYKYKDDTDDTKISFMNHSYILTTASKFTLMYFDNRVRMFNERRSSILQTIVHGLPPIPYLRLQVRRDHLIDDALVALEMTAMDNPQDLKKQLFIEFDGEQGLDEGGVSKEFFQLVIEEIFNIDFGMFVYNEEQNVFWFNPTSFENDGQFTLIGIMLGLAIYNSTIVDVHFPAVVYRKLMGKKGTFEDLKEVDTTLAKSLQELMDYTEDDIDEVFMQTFQIGYKDVFGSSLTHDLKENGNQINVTQQNKKEFTTLYADFILNKSIQKQFRAFKRGFQMVVNESPLKTLFKPEEIELLVCGSKEFDFSALEQATEYDAGFTADHRTIKHFWEVVHEFTEEQKRKLLQFTTGTDKVPVGGLSKLKLIIARNGPDSERLPTAHTCFNVLLLPDYTTKEKLQERLIKAISYSKGFGML, from the exons taTTGTCCCAGCTTCTTTGTCAGAGTCAAGACCACAAACTGGGGACGGAAT gaAGCGAGCTGCTGCAAAGGAACAGATTGAGAAGTTTTACTACCAGTTGACAGATGGGTGTGGCagagaaaattgtgaaaatgcaCACTGCGCATCAAGCCCAACATTTATCCTCAGAGATCAGGAACGCAATACACTTGCATTAAAAGCCGTAGAACTGTTTAGAAATAAAGCAGACTTATGTGGAGTGCAGCCAAGCAAGGTTGCACGAGCAGCCAAACCAGCACAGGCTAGTTCAAGTTCACAGGGGACCTCACCCTGTGAACCATCAACATCAGCATGTACTACTCCGGTGAAGCCTGTTGTGTCATTTATGAAGCCAAGTTCATCAAGTTCTTCCCTATCAG AGAAAAGTGCAAGCATGGCAAGTGTACAGTatttaacagaagaaaaaattaaagaacTGGTTGATGAATGTGAAGGGAGTAAGTCATGGTCAAAATTCATACGTCTGATTGGAGCCACATTCAATAATCCTGAATCATTATCAATAAGTTTCTTAATGCAACCAGAAGGTTCAGGtcaaacaaaacattcaaaaGACACTAATACTAAGAAATTTGATGAAGACAAAGATGTTGATGAAAAGGAAGATTTCATTGATATTCAGTCCAAGcataaaaataatcaaacagCTATAGAACAATTGAATTTATCAGAAGATGATGTGTCCGTAGATATCGCTTCAGTGAGGAGGGCTTTTGATGCGCTGATGAATATTCCCGACTTGCCATTTATACCAGCTCTTACTAATGCATTGACTTATTTAGCCAAAGGTGTACATATAGATTTAAAATTCAACCCGCTGATCTTGAAGCAGAATCCAcaattattaaatgtttttgttatagTAATGGAACTACCATGTCTTTCAAGTCCAGAATTTATAGAAAGGGCTTTCCCAGATTTTTGTAAGGCACTATGTAAACTACCACTAAGTGGGCAATGTAAGTTAGCAAAAGTTTGGGCCAAATTTGGGGCAGATTGGGTACGGGAGAGAGTACAATCTCTTCATCAGTTGATTACCGTTAGGATTGTCAACAACGAAGGGAGATGGGGAAGAGGCTATCACATAAACGATGATGCTGATATCGCTAGTGCTACTAGAGTGATGAAAATTCTCTACTATGCTAGTATTTACGGTGGAGAAAGAGACTCTGAGAAAACGATTGCTgaagaaaaatcaataaatgatGATGACGAAAATTTGCAAGACATGCTGCAGCTTCAAGGAGCAGTCGGTCATTCAGAACCAAAGGAACTTCGTCACCAAAAGGAAGACCCCTATGCTCAGCAGCTAAATGCTTATTCCATCGATTGCCGTAAACCTCTTGTACCGTACGAGGAATTTATCAATGAACTTCTGAATGAGTATTTAGATGTAGAAACAGACTACAAATACAAAGACGATACTGATGATACCAAAATATCTTTTATGAATCATAGTTATATTTTAACGACGGCATCAAAATTTACGCTCATGTATTTTGACAATAGAGTGCGGATGTTTAATGAAAGGAGGAGTTCAATTTTACAGACAATTGTACATGGGTTACCTCCCATTCCTTACCTGCGTCTTCAGGTCAGAAGAGATCATTTGATAGATGATGCCTTAGTTGCT tTAGAAATGACTGCAATGGACAATCCTCAGGATCTTAAGAAACAGCTATTTATAGAATTTGATGGTGAGCAGGGGCTCGACGAAGGTGGCGTGTCAAAAGAATTCTTCCAGTTGGTGATAGAAGAAATTTTCAACATTGATTTTG GTATGTTTGTATACAATGAAGAGCAGAATGTGTTCTGGTTTAACCCCACCTCTTTTGAGAATGACGGACAGTTTACGTTGATTGGTATCATGTTAGGATTAGCAATATACAACAGTACGATTGTAGATGTACATTTCCCTGCTGTTGTCTATCGTAAATTAATGGGAAAGAAAGGAACATTTGAAGATTTAAAAGAAGTTGATACT acctTAGCGAAAAGTTTGCAGGAGTTAATGGACTACACAGAAGATGATATCGATGAAGTCTTCATGCAGACATTCCAGATAGGTTATAAAGATGTCTTTGGAAGCTCTCTGACTCATGATCTCAAGGAGAATGGAAACCAAATAAATGTTACTCAACAAAATAAGAAG GAGTTTACAACTTTGTATGCTGATTTCATTCTCAACAAATCTATACAGAAACAGTTTAGAGCATTTAAACGAGGCTTTCAGATGGTAGTCAATGAGAGTCCGCTGAAAACTTTGTTTAAACCAGAAGAGATTGAGCTATTAGTGTGTGGTAGTAAG GAATTTGATTTCAGCGCACTAGAACAGGCAACAGAATATGATGCAGGATTCACAGCAGATCATAGGACAATAAA GCATTTTTGGGAGGTTGTCCACGAGTTTACAGAGGAACAAAAACGTAAACTGTTACAGTTTACTACAGGAACAGATAAGGTACCAGTGGGTGGATTGTCAAAACTCAAACTTATTATAGCAAGGAATGGACCTGATTCTGAAAG attacCAACTGCACATACTTGCTTCAATGTACTGTTATTACCTGACTATACTACAAAGGAGAAGTTACAAGAACGTTTAATCAAAGCTATAAGTTACTCTAAAGGATTTGGAATGTTGTAA